In Massilibacterium senegalense, a genomic segment contains:
- the rpsJ gene encoding 30S ribosomal protein S10, with protein MAKEKIRIRLKAYDHRILDQSAEKIVETAKRSGAGVSGPIPLPTEKSVYTVLRAVHKYKDSREQFEMRTHKRLIDIVNPTPQTVDSLMRLDLPSGVDIEIKL; from the coding sequence ATGGCAAAAGAGAAAATTCGTATTCGTTTAAAAGCTTATGATCACAGAATTCTTGATCAATCAGCTGAAAAAATTGTAGAAACTGCAAAGCGTTCTGGTGCTGGTGTATCTGGTCCAATTCCGCTTCCAACTGAAAAATCAGTTTATACAGTTCTTCGTGCGGTACACAAATATAAAGATTCTCGCGAACAGTTCGAAATGCGTACACATAAGCGTTTAATTGATATCGTGAATCCAACTCCACAAACAGTTGATTCATTAATGCGTCTTGATCTTCCATCAGGTGTAGATATCGAAATTAAATTATAA
- a CDS encoding DUF6434 domain-containing protein, translating into MRPNLTRDISVESFKDFYWLKTELQSFCKENGISASGSKIGISNRIETFLRTGAIMKPIKKSRINKKAEPQVDLSLDTVITENHRCSQNVRIFFKTVIPKFHFSTYIQNYFKNNVGKTYRDVVNAWYEEEERKKDPSYKKNIAPQFEYNQFIRDFFADPKNKRKSREKAIEAWNEVKKLPGSNKYISSK; encoded by the coding sequence ATGAGACCAAATCTAACAAGAGATATAAGTGTAGAAAGTTTTAAGGATTTCTATTGGTTAAAAACAGAGTTACAATCTTTTTGTAAGGAAAATGGAATAAGTGCTTCTGGCTCTAAAATAGGGATTTCCAACAGGATTGAAACATTTCTCCGTACGGGTGCGATAATGAAGCCTATCAAAAAATCAAGGATTAATAAGAAGGCTGAACCACAGGTAGATTTAAGTCTTGATACAGTTATTACAGAAAATCATCGTTGTAGTCAAAATGTAAGAATATTTTTTAAAACGGTAATTCCCAAGTTCCATTTCTCCACGTATATCCAAAACTATTTTAAAAATAATGTTGGAAAAACATATCGTGATGTAGTAAATGCTTGGTATGAAGAAGAAGAACGAAAGAAAGACCCTTCATACAAGAAAAACATTGCACCTCAGTTTGAATACAATCAATTCATTCGCGACTTTTTTGCTGACCCGAAAAATAAAAGGAAAAGTCGTGAAAAAGCAATCGAAGCCTGGAACGAAGTCAAAAAACTTCCTGGAAGCAATAAATATATATCTAGTAAATAA
- the tuf gene encoding elongation factor Tu, with amino-acid sequence MAKEKYERTKPHVNIGTIGHVDHGKTTLTAAITTVLAKRGGGEARAYDQIDGAPEERERGITISTSHVEYETENRHYAHVDCPGHADYVKNMITGAAQMDGGILVVSAADGPMPQTREHILLSRQVGVPYIVVFLNKCDMVDDEELLELVEMEVRELLSEYDFPGDDVPVIKGSALKALEGEAEWEEKILELMAAVDEYIPTPERDTDKPFMMPVEDVFSITGRGTVATGRVERGVVKVGDEVEILGLTDEPTKTTVTGVEMFRKLLDQAEAGDNIGALLRGVAREDIQRGQVLAKPGTVKAHTKFKAEVYVLSKEEGGRHTPFFANYRPQFYFRTTDVTGTIGLPEGVEMVMPGDNIEMQVELIAPIAIEEGTKFSIREGGRTVGAGVVATIIE; translated from the coding sequence ATGGCTAAAGAAAAATACGAACGCACGAAACCCCATGTTAACATCGGGACAATCGGTCACGTTGACCATGGTAAAACAACTTTAACAGCTGCAATCACTACTGTACTTGCTAAACGCGGTGGTGGGGAAGCACGCGCTTACGATCAAATCGACGGTGCTCCTGAAGAACGCGAACGCGGTATCACAATTTCTACTTCACACGTTGAGTATGAAACTGAAAACCGTCACTATGCACACGTTGACTGCCCAGGGCATGCTGACTACGTTAAAAACATGATCACTGGTGCTGCTCAAATGGACGGTGGTATCCTAGTAGTATCTGCTGCTGATGGTCCAATGCCACAAACTCGTGAGCACATTCTTTTATCTCGTCAAGTAGGTGTACCTTACATTGTTGTATTCTTAAACAAATGTGACATGGTAGACGACGAAGAATTATTAGAATTAGTTGAAATGGAAGTTCGTGAACTTCTTTCTGAATACGACTTCCCAGGTGACGATGTACCTGTAATCAAAGGTTCTGCTCTTAAAGCTCTTGAAGGTGAAGCAGAATGGGAAGAAAAAATCCTTGAACTTATGGCTGCAGTTGACGAGTACATCCCAACTCCAGAACGTGACACTGACAAACCATTCATGATGCCAGTTGAGGACGTTTTCTCAATCACTGGTCGTGGTACAGTTGCTACAGGACGTGTAGAACGTGGTGTAGTTAAAGTTGGTGACGAAGTTGAAATCTTAGGTTTAACTGACGAACCTACTAAAACAACTGTAACTGGTGTAGAAATGTTCCGTAAACTTCTTGATCAAGCTGAAGCTGGTGACAACATCGGTGCATTACTTCGTGGTGTAGCTCGTGAGGACATCCAACGTGGTCAAGTACTAGCTAAACCCGGTACAGTTAAAGCACACACAAAATTCAAAGCGGAAGTTTACGTTCTTTCTAAAGAAGAAGGTGGACGTCATACTCCATTCTTCGCTAACTACCGCCCACAATTCTACTTCCGTACAACAGACGTTACTGGTACAATCGGTCTTCCTGAAGGCGTAGAAATGGTAATGCCTGGTGACAACATCGAAATGCAAGTAGAATTAATTGCTCCAATCGCGATTGAAGAAGGTACTAAATTCTCAATTCGTGAAGGTGGACGTACTGTAGGCGCAGGCGTTGTAGCTACTATCATTGAGTAA
- the fusA gene encoding elongation factor G, translating to MPREFSLENTRNIGIMAHIDAGKTTTTERILYYTGKIHKIGETHEGASQMDWMEQEQERGITITSAATTAQWKGHRLNVIDTPGHVDFTVEVERSLRVLDGAVAVLDAQSGVEPQTETVWRQATTYKVPRIVFVNKMDKTGADFLYSVGTLHDRLQANAHPIQFPIGAEDQFNGIIDLVEQKAYLYKNDLGTDIEEAEIPAEFADKAEELRASLIEAVADFDEELMMKYLEGEEITVEELKAAIRKATLAVEFYPVLCGSAFKNKGVQLVLDAVLDYLPAPTDIESIKGTLPDGTEVERHADDSEPFSALAFKVMTDPFVGKLTFFRVYSGVASAGTYVLNSTKGKRERLGRILQMHANSREEISEVYAGDIAAAVGLKDTGTGDTLCAEKEEVILESMEFPEPVISVAIEPKTKADQDKMGVALAKLAEEDPTFRTETNEETGQTIIAGMGELHLDIIVDRLRREFKVEANVGAPQVAYRETLRQAAECEGKFVRQSGGRGQYGHVWIEFAPNEEGAGFEFENAIVGGVVPREYIPSVQHGLEDALQNGLLAGYPVIDVKAKLFDGSYHDVDSNEMAFKIAASMALKQAKTKCKPVILEPIVKVEVVIPEEYMGDIMGDVTSRRGRVEGMEARGNAQVVKAFVPLSEMFGYATTLRSKTQGRGTYTMTFDHYEEVPKSISEEIIKKANGGE from the coding sequence ATGCCAAGAGAGTTCTCCTTAGAAAATACTCGTAATATCGGTATTATGGCTCACATTGACGCTGGTAAAACAACAACAACTGAGCGTATCCTTTATTATACTGGTAAAATCCATAAAATTGGTGAAACACATGAAGGTGCTTCTCAAATGGACTGGATGGAACAAGAGCAAGAACGTGGTATTACGATCACATCAGCTGCGACAACTGCTCAATGGAAAGGTCACCGTTTAAACGTAATCGATACACCAGGACACGTAGACTTCACAGTAGAAGTTGAACGCTCTTTACGTGTACTTGATGGTGCGGTGGCAGTACTTGATGCGCAATCAGGTGTAGAACCTCAAACTGAAACAGTTTGGCGTCAAGCAACAACGTATAAAGTTCCACGTATCGTATTCGTTAACAAAATGGATAAAACAGGTGCGGACTTCTTATACTCTGTAGGTACATTACACGATCGTCTACAAGCTAATGCTCATCCAATTCAATTCCCAATTGGTGCAGAAGACCAATTTAACGGAATTATTGATTTAGTAGAGCAAAAAGCATATTTATATAAAAACGATTTAGGTACAGACATCGAAGAAGCAGAAATCCCTGCAGAATTTGCAGATAAAGCAGAAGAACTTCGTGCTTCTTTAATCGAAGCTGTTGCAGACTTTGATGAAGAATTAATGATGAAGTACTTAGAAGGAGAAGAAATTACAGTTGAAGAGCTTAAAGCGGCTATCCGTAAAGCGACATTAGCTGTTGAATTCTATCCAGTACTTTGTGGTTCTGCTTTCAAAAACAAAGGGGTTCAATTAGTTCTTGATGCAGTACTTGATTATTTACCAGCACCAACAGATATCGAATCTATTAAAGGTACGTTACCTGATGGTACAGAAGTAGAACGTCATGCAGACGACAGCGAGCCATTTTCAGCTCTTGCGTTTAAAGTTATGACAGACCCATTCGTTGGTAAATTAACATTCTTCCGCGTATATTCTGGTGTTGCTAGTGCAGGTACGTACGTTCTTAACTCAACAAAAGGGAAACGTGAACGTTTAGGACGTATCTTACAAATGCATGCTAACTCTCGTGAAGAAATCAGCGAAGTATACGCTGGTGACATCGCAGCAGCAGTTGGATTAAAAGATACTGGAACAGGGGATACACTTTGTGCTGAAAAAGAAGAAGTTATTCTTGAATCAATGGAATTCCCAGAACCAGTTATCTCGGTTGCAATTGAACCAAAAACAAAAGCAGACCAAGATAAAATGGGTGTTGCTCTTGCGAAACTTGCAGAAGAAGATCCAACATTCCGTACAGAAACAAACGAAGAAACTGGTCAAACAATTATCGCTGGTATGGGTGAACTGCACCTTGATATCATCGTTGACCGTTTACGTCGTGAATTCAAAGTAGAAGCGAATGTAGGTGCACCTCAAGTTGCATACCGTGAAACACTTCGTCAAGCAGCTGAATGTGAAGGTAAATTCGTACGCCAATCTGGTGGTCGTGGTCAATACGGTCACGTTTGGATTGAATTTGCTCCAAACGAAGAAGGCGCTGGCTTTGAATTCGAAAACGCAATCGTTGGTGGTGTTGTTCCTCGTGAATACATTCCATCTGTACAACATGGTTTAGAAGATGCGTTACAAAATGGATTGCTTGCAGGTTACCCTGTAATCGACGTAAAAGCAAAATTATTTGATGGATCTTACCATGACGTTGACTCAAATGAAATGGCCTTCAAAATTGCTGCTTCTATGGCGTTAAAACAAGCAAAAACAAAATGTAAACCAGTTATCTTAGAACCAATTGTGAAAGTAGAAGTTGTTATTCCAGAAGAGTATATGGGTGACATCATGGGTGATGTAACTTCTCGTCGTGGACGCGTAGAAGGTATGGAAGCTCGTGGTAACGCGCAAGTTGTAAAAGCTTTCGTTCCACTTTCAGAAATGTTTGGATACGCAACAACTCTTCGTTCAAAAACACAAGGTCGTGGAACATACACCATGACTTTCGACCACTATGAAGAAGTACCGAAAAGTATTTCTGAAGAAATCATTAAAAAAGCAAACGGTGGCGAATAA
- the rpsG gene encoding 30S ribosomal protein S7, whose protein sequence is MPRKGPVEKRDVMPDPIYNSKLVTRLINRIMVDGKRGVAQNILYNSFALIKERTGNEPMEVFEQALKNIMPVLEVKARRVGGANYQVPVEVRPERRQTLGLRWLVNYARLRGEKTMEERLANEIMDAANNTGASVKKREETHKMAEANKAFAHYRW, encoded by the coding sequence ATGCCTCGTAAAGGTCCAGTTGAAAAACGCGATGTAATGCCAGATCCAATTTATAACTCTAAATTAGTAACACGTTTAATCAACCGTATCATGGTTGATGGAAAACGTGGTGTGGCACAAAACATCCTTTACAATTCATTTGCATTAATTAAAGAACGTACTGGTAACGAACCGATGGAAGTGTTTGAACAAGCACTTAAAAACATCATGCCAGTATTAGAAGTTAAAGCACGTCGTGTAGGGGGTGCCAACTACCAAGTACCGGTAGAAGTTCGCCCTGAACGTCGTCAAACTTTAGGTCTTCGTTGGTTAGTAAACTATGCGCGTCTTCGTGGTGAAAAAACAATGGAAGAGCGTTTAGCGAACGAAATCATGGATGCAGCTAACAACACTGGTGCATCAGTGAAGAAACGCGAAGAAACACACAAAATGGCAGAAGCGAACAAAGCATTTGCTCATTATCGTTGGTAA
- the rpsL gene encoding 30S ribosomal protein S12, which produces MPTINQLVRKGRHDKMQKSDSPALNKGYNSFKKAQTDVSSPQKRGVCTRVGTMTPKKPNSALRKYARVRLTNGIEVTAYIPGIGHNLQEHSVVLIRGGRVKDLPGVRYHIVRGALDTAGVDGRKQGRSKYGTKRPK; this is translated from the coding sequence ATGCCTACAATTAACCAATTAGTGCGTAAAGGTCGTCATGATAAAATGCAAAAATCTGACTCACCAGCACTTAACAAAGGGTATAACAGCTTTAAAAAAGCACAAACTGACGTTTCTTCACCACAAAAACGGGGCGTATGTACTCGTGTTGGTACAATGACACCGAAAAAACCGAACTCAGCTTTACGTAAATATGCTCGTGTTCGTTTAACAAACGGTATTGAAGTAACAGCTTACATCCCAGGTATTGGTCATAACTTACAAGAACACAGTGTTGTACTTATTCGCGGTGGACGTGTAAAAGACTTACCGGGGGTACGTTATCACATCGTTCGTGGTGCATTAGATACTGCAGGTGTTGATGGACGTAAACAAGGTCGTTCTAAATACGGAACAAAACGCCCTAAATAA
- a CDS encoding 50S ribosomal protein L7ae-like protein: MSYDKVASTDKSCCIIGTKQTMKALKNGNIEVVIIAKDANCNVTNKVLDLAQTLQVPVQYVDSMKKLGKACGIEVGAATVAMVKG; encoded by the coding sequence ATGTCTTATGATAAAGTAGCATCAACTGATAAAAGTTGTTGTATTATCGGCACGAAACAAACGATGAAAGCCTTAAAAAATGGCAACATCGAAGTAGTTATTATTGCAAAAGATGCAAATTGCAATGTAACGAATAAAGTGTTAGATTTAGCACAAACGTTACAGGTGCCGGTGCAATATGTCGATTCGATGAAAAAACTCGGAAAGGCATGTGGAATTGAAGTCGGTGCAGCAACGGTTGCTATGGTAAAGGGATAA
- the rpoC gene encoding DNA-directed RNA polymerase subunit beta', translated as MLDVNNFEYMKIGLASPDKIRSWSYGEVKKPETINYRTLKPEKDGLFCERIFGPTKDWECHCGKYKRVRYKGVVCDRCGVEVTRAKVRRERMGHIELAAPVSHIWYFKGIPSRMGLVLDMSPRALEEVIYFASYVVTEPGDTPLEKKQLLSEKEYRTYVEKYGHSFQAQMGAEAIRKLLYDIDLDKEVEALREELNTAQGQRRTRAIKRLEVIEAFRSSGNNPSWMVLDVLPVIPPELRPMVQLDGGRFATSDLNDLYRRVINRNNRLKRLLDLGAPNIIVQNEKRMLQEAVDALIDNGRRGRPVTGPGNRPLKSLSHMLKGKQGRFRQNLLGKRVDYSGRSVIVVGPNLKMYQCGLPKEMALELFKPFVMKELVERGLAHNIKSAKRKIERVHAEVWDVLEEVIKEHPVLLNRAPTLHRLGIQAFEPTLVEGRAIKLHPLVCTAYNADFDGDQMAVHVPLSAEAQAEARLLMLAAQNILNPKDGKPVVTPSQDMVLGNYYLTLERKGAYGEGTIFKDVNEAILAYQNGYVHLHTRIALPAASFINCEFPEQQKNQLLLTTVGKLIFNEILPDSFPYMNEPTIYNLEQQTPDKYFVPFGTNIKEEFEKRELVSPFKKGFLGKIIAEVFKRYQTTETSKMLDRMKDLGFKYSTKAGITIGVSDIVVLPEKQEILQEAEDKVARVLKQFRRGLITEDERYERVISIWGEAKEVIQSRLMKSLDSTNPIFMMSDSGARGNASNFTQLAGMRGLMANPAGRIIELPIKSSFREGLTVLEYFISTHGARKGLADTALKTADSGYLTRRLVDVAQDVIVREDDCGTDRGLHVSAIKEGNELIESLYDRLVGRTAFQTVRHPETGDIIVHKNELITEDTAKEIEDSGIEEVVIRSVFTCDTRHGVCKKCYGRNLATGADVEVGEAVGIIAAQSIGEPGTQLTMRTFHTGGVAGDDITQGLPRIQELFEARNPKGKAVITEITGTVSDINDSKERVEVSVECAIETRTYQIPYGARLKVTLGDKVQAGDEITEGSIDPKELLKIKGIQGVQEYVLREVQKVYRMQGVEIGDKHVEVMVRQMLRKIRVVESGATDILPGSLVEIHQFKDANEQVLLEGKQPALGRPELLGITKASLETDSFLSAASFQETTRVLTDAAIKGKRDELLGLKENVIIGKLIPAGTGMLRYRNTQVEPVEKEEVIDEESTIAQD; from the coding sequence TTGTTAGATGTTAATAACTTTGAATATATGAAAATTGGTCTAGCTTCACCGGATAAAATCCGTTCATGGTCTTATGGTGAAGTAAAAAAACCGGAAACGATTAATTATCGTACGTTAAAACCGGAAAAAGATGGTTTGTTCTGTGAACGCATTTTTGGTCCTACAAAAGACTGGGAATGTCATTGTGGAAAATATAAACGTGTTCGTTATAAAGGTGTCGTTTGTGATCGCTGTGGCGTAGAAGTGACACGTGCAAAAGTACGTCGTGAACGTATGGGTCATATTGAATTAGCTGCGCCTGTCAGCCATATTTGGTATTTTAAAGGTATTCCAAGCCGCATGGGACTTGTACTCGATATGAGTCCCCGCGCGCTAGAAGAAGTTATTTACTTCGCTTCTTACGTTGTAACAGAACCAGGCGATACACCGCTTGAAAAGAAACAACTATTATCGGAAAAAGAATATCGTACTTACGTAGAAAAGTACGGTCATTCTTTCCAAGCTCAAATGGGAGCAGAAGCGATTCGTAAATTACTGTACGATATTGATTTAGATAAAGAAGTTGAAGCGCTTCGTGAGGAATTAAATACAGCACAAGGACAACGCCGTACGCGTGCAATTAAACGTTTAGAAGTAATTGAAGCGTTCCGTTCATCTGGTAACAATCCATCATGGATGGTATTAGATGTACTGCCTGTTATTCCGCCAGAACTTCGCCCGATGGTTCAACTAGACGGTGGGCGTTTTGCGACAAGTGACTTAAACGATCTTTATCGTCGTGTGATTAACCGTAATAACCGTTTAAAACGTTTATTAGATTTAGGTGCACCAAACATTATCGTACAAAATGAAAAACGGATGCTTCAAGAAGCAGTTGATGCGTTAATCGATAACGGTCGTCGTGGCCGTCCGGTAACTGGTCCAGGAAATCGTCCGTTAAAATCTCTTTCTCATATGTTGAAAGGGAAACAAGGTCGTTTCCGTCAAAACTTACTTGGTAAACGTGTTGATTACTCAGGTCGTTCGGTAATTGTAGTTGGTCCAAACCTTAAAATGTACCAATGTGGTTTACCGAAAGAAATGGCGCTTGAACTATTCAAACCTTTTGTGATGAAAGAATTAGTAGAAAGAGGTTTAGCACATAACATTAAAAGTGCAAAACGTAAAATTGAACGTGTGCATGCAGAAGTTTGGGATGTCCTTGAAGAAGTTATTAAAGAACATCCGGTCTTATTAAACCGTGCACCGACCCTTCACCGTTTAGGTATTCAAGCATTCGAACCAACGCTAGTAGAAGGTCGTGCGATTAAACTTCATCCACTCGTTTGTACAGCGTATAATGCGGATTTTGATGGTGACCAAATGGCGGTTCACGTACCGCTTTCAGCAGAAGCACAAGCAGAAGCTCGTTTATTAATGCTTGCAGCACAAAATATTCTAAATCCAAAAGATGGAAAACCGGTCGTTACACCGTCTCAAGATATGGTATTAGGAAATTATTATTTAACACTAGAACGAAAAGGTGCATACGGAGAAGGTACTATTTTCAAAGATGTGAATGAGGCGATATTAGCATACCAAAATGGCTACGTTCATTTGCATACACGAATTGCGTTACCAGCAGCATCATTTATAAACTGTGAGTTCCCTGAACAACAAAAAAATCAATTGTTATTAACAACAGTTGGTAAATTAATCTTTAACGAAATTTTACCGGATTCATTCCCTTATATGAATGAGCCGACAATCTATAACTTAGAACAACAAACACCCGACAAATATTTTGTGCCATTCGGTACAAATATTAAAGAGGAGTTTGAAAAACGTGAACTTGTTTCACCATTTAAAAAAGGTTTCTTAGGAAAAATAATTGCAGAAGTTTTTAAACGTTATCAAACAACAGAAACGTCTAAAATGCTTGACCGCATGAAAGACTTAGGCTTTAAATACTCTACAAAAGCAGGGATTACAATTGGTGTTTCTGATATCGTCGTTCTTCCTGAAAAACAAGAAATCTTACAAGAAGCAGAAGATAAAGTAGCACGTGTTTTAAAACAATTCCGTCGTGGTTTAATTACCGAAGATGAACGGTATGAACGAGTTATTTCTATTTGGGGTGAGGCGAAAGAAGTGATTCAATCACGTTTAATGAAATCACTCGACTCAACGAACCCAATCTTCATGATGAGTGACTCTGGTGCCCGTGGTAACGCATCAAACTTTACGCAACTTGCAGGGATGCGTGGTCTAATGGCCAACCCAGCTGGTCGAATTATCGAATTACCGATTAAATCAAGCTTCCGTGAAGGATTAACCGTATTGGAGTACTTCATTTCTACACATGGTGCGCGTAAAGGTCTTGCGGATACAGCGCTTAAAACGGCTGACTCAGGTTACTTAACACGTCGTCTCGTTGACGTAGCCCAAGACGTTATCGTTCGGGAAGATGATTGTGGAACCGATCGCGGTCTTCATGTATCTGCAATTAAAGAAGGCAATGAATTGATTGAATCACTTTACGATCGCCTTGTAGGTCGTACAGCATTCCAAACCGTTCGTCATCCGGAAACAGGCGATATCATTGTGCATAAAAATGAATTAATTACAGAAGATACTGCAAAAGAAATTGAAGATAGCGGTATTGAAGAAGTAGTGATTCGCTCTGTCTTCACTTGTGATACTCGTCACGGTGTATGTAAAAAATGTTACGGACGTAACCTTGCTACAGGAGCTGACGTGGAAGTTGGGGAAGCGGTAGGTATTATCGCTGCACAATCTATCGGGGAACCAGGTACACAGTTGACGATGCGTACGTTCCATACCGGTGGGGTAGCAGGAGACGACATCACCCAAGGTTTACCGCGTATTCAAGAGTTATTCGAAGCGCGTAATCCGAAAGGGAAAGCGGTTATTACGGAAATTACTGGTACAGTTTCAGACATTAACGATTCCAAAGAACGTGTGGAAGTTTCTGTAGAATGTGCAATCGAAACACGCACGTACCAAATTCCGTATGGAGCAAGATTAAAAGTGACTCTTGGTGATAAAGTACAAGCTGGAGATGAAATTACAGAAGGTTCTATTGATCCGAAAGAACTTCTTAAAATTAAAGGTATTCAAGGTGTTCAAGAATATGTTTTACGCGAAGTTCAAAAAGTATACCGTATGCAAGGGGTAGAAATCGGAGACAAACACGTAGAAGTAATGGTTCGCCAAATGCTTCGTAAAATTCGTGTGGTGGAATCTGGTGCAACAGATATTCTTCCAGGTTCTCTTGTGGAAATCCATCAATTCAAAGATGCCAATGAGCAAGTGTTGTTAGAAGGAAAACAGCCTGCACTTGGTCGTCCAGAACTTCTTGGTATTACGAAAGCATCGCTTGAAACAGATTCATTTTTATCAGCAGCTTCGTTCCAAGAAACAACACGCGTCTTAACAGATGCTGCAATCAAAGGTAAACGCGATGAATTACTAGGATTAAAAGAGAATGTTATTATCGGTAAATTAATCCCAGCTGGTACAGGGATGTTACGATACCGTAATACACAAGTAGAACCAGTCGAAAAAGAAGAAGTAATCGACGAAGAATCTACTATCGCACAAGATTAA